A section of the Hirschia baltica ATCC 49814 genome encodes:
- a CDS encoding response regulator, with protein MAETASKKVLVVEDNELNMKLFCDLLGAFGFEAVKSIDGLRAVEMAKEIHPDLIIMDIQLPEVSGLDLARWIKDDDVVGNIPILAVTAFAMRQDEEDVKAAGCEAYMTKPIQMTPFIKMVEELTSTRGSTH; from the coding sequence ATGGCTGAAACTGCATCGAAAAAAGTCCTCGTCGTCGAGGACAATGAGCTGAACATGAAATTGTTCTGCGATTTGTTGGGTGCGTTCGGTTTTGAGGCTGTTAAGTCTATTGACGGCTTGCGGGCTGTCGAAATGGCAAAAGAAATTCATCCAGATCTCATTATTATGGATATTCAACTTCCCGAAGTGTCCGGTTTGGACCTTGCGCGTTGGATAAAAGATGACGATGTAGTAGGCAATATTCCAATTTTGGCCGTTACAGCGTTTGCTATGCGTCAGGATGAAGAAGACGTGAAAGCTGCCGGTTGTGAAGCCTATATGACAAAACCAATTCAGATGACACCATTTATCAAAATGGTAGAAGAGCTGACCTCTACACGGGGTTCGACCCATTGA
- the topA gene encoding type I DNA topoisomerase has product MQVVVVESPAKAKTINNYLGKDYIVLASYGHIRDLPSKDGSVDPDADFAMKWEGDSKSNKRIKDIADALKGADGLILATDPDREGEAISWHVLDVLSKKRGLMKDKKIERVVFNAITKKSILEAMQNPRSLDQELVDAYLARRALDYLVGFNLSPVLWRKLPGSRSAGRVQSVALRLICEREVEIEAFKPEEYWTIKGLMDSVSKTEFEARLYELEGKKTQKFSFPNKEAADKALEVVRVGGYTVQSVEAKPVKSNPPPPFTTSTLQQEASRKLGFNASRTMGAAQKLYEAGLITYMRTDGVEMAQEAIHAARDAIKERYGAPYVPSSPRIYTSKAKNAQEAHEAVRPTDFLKHPSEVRLEADLQRLYDLVWKRAVASQMATAQLERTTADLKSKDGQAILRATGQVVKFDGFLTLYQEGKDDANGDEDAKRLPAMSVGDVIDLKKADANQSFTQPPPRFTEASLVKKMEELGIGRPSTYASTLATLRDRDYVEMDKNRFVPADKGRLVTIFLENYFNQYVQYDFTAELEEKLDLVSDGKLEWKVFLAEFWKQFSLKIAEVMELRVTNVLDLLNDVLGPKIFPPKLDEKTGEPTGEDPRLCPLCKEGQLSMKLGRNGAFIGCSNYPECKHTRPFTTDGSDAEDAVSPDGKLLGQDPETGKDISLRTGRFGPYVQLGEGIGKEKPKRGSIPKGWKADELTLAQAIQLINLPREIGPHPEDGEMMYANFGRYGPYVQHQKTYANLPDPMDVFEVGLNRAVALIAEKNAKGGRGGAAKALKELGKHPDTDEPINVFDGRYGPYVKHQKTNATLPKDLTPETITLEKAIELINAKAGASKKKAPAKKKAPAKKTAAKKAPAKKAPASDS; this is encoded by the coding sequence ATGCAAGTCGTCGTCGTAGAGTCTCCCGCCAAAGCAAAAACCATCAACAACTATCTCGGCAAAGACTATATCGTGCTCGCCTCATACGGGCATATCAGAGACCTTCCTTCCAAAGATGGTTCAGTTGATCCAGACGCTGATTTTGCGATGAAATGGGAAGGTGATTCCAAATCCAACAAACGTATCAAGGATATCGCCGACGCCTTAAAGGGAGCCGATGGCCTGATACTCGCCACCGACCCTGATAGAGAGGGTGAAGCTATTTCATGGCACGTATTGGATGTCCTTTCCAAAAAACGCGGCCTAATGAAAGACAAAAAAATCGAGCGCGTTGTTTTTAATGCGATCACCAAAAAGTCTATCCTTGAAGCCATGCAGAACCCAAGAAGCCTCGATCAGGAATTGGTAGATGCATACCTTGCCCGTCGTGCCTTGGATTACCTTGTTGGGTTCAACCTGTCTCCAGTTCTCTGGCGCAAACTCCCCGGCTCCCGTTCTGCTGGCCGCGTACAATCGGTTGCTTTGCGCTTGATTTGTGAACGTGAAGTCGAGATTGAAGCCTTTAAACCAGAAGAATACTGGACCATTAAAGGCTTGATGGATTCTGTATCAAAAACAGAATTTGAAGCACGCTTATACGAACTTGAAGGCAAGAAAACTCAAAAATTCTCATTCCCGAATAAAGAAGCAGCCGATAAAGCTCTCGAAGTCGTGCGCGTTGGTGGCTACACAGTTCAATCTGTCGAAGCCAAACCTGTAAAATCAAACCCGCCACCGCCATTTACAACATCAACGCTTCAACAAGAAGCCTCGCGTAAACTCGGTTTCAACGCGTCGCGCACAATGGGCGCAGCTCAAAAATTGTACGAAGCTGGTCTCATCACATATATGCGTACTGATGGTGTTGAGATGGCTCAAGAAGCCATTCACGCGGCTCGCGATGCCATTAAAGAGCGTTATGGTGCACCTTACGTGCCTTCCAGTCCGCGCATTTACACATCCAAAGCCAAAAACGCGCAGGAAGCACACGAAGCCGTCCGTCCGACAGATTTCTTAAAACACCCGTCGGAAGTGCGTTTAGAAGCAGACCTTCAGCGCCTCTACGATCTTGTCTGGAAACGTGCAGTCGCATCTCAAATGGCAACAGCACAGCTTGAGCGCACAACAGCCGATCTAAAATCTAAAGATGGACAAGCCATCTTACGCGCGACCGGTCAGGTTGTGAAATTTGATGGTTTCCTCACCCTTTATCAAGAAGGTAAGGATGATGCCAATGGTGATGAGGATGCCAAACGCCTGCCAGCCATGAGCGTTGGCGATGTCATTGATCTCAAAAAAGCCGACGCCAACCAAAGCTTCACACAGCCACCTCCGCGCTTCACCGAGGCATCTTTGGTGAAGAAAATGGAAGAATTGGGCATTGGACGCCCATCAACCTACGCATCAACATTGGCCACTTTGCGTGACCGCGATTATGTGGAGATGGACAAAAATCGCTTTGTCCCTGCGGACAAAGGTCGATTGGTTACAATCTTCCTTGAGAACTATTTCAACCAATATGTTCAATATGATTTCACGGCCGAGCTAGAAGAAAAACTCGACCTTGTTTCAGATGGCAAACTGGAATGGAAAGTCTTTCTCGCAGAATTTTGGAAACAGTTCAGCCTTAAAATCGCAGAAGTCATGGAATTGCGCGTCACAAACGTGCTCGATCTTCTAAATGACGTACTTGGCCCTAAAATCTTCCCGCCTAAACTGGATGAAAAAACTGGCGAGCCAACAGGTGAAGACCCACGCTTATGTCCATTATGTAAAGAAGGTCAGCTCTCAATGAAGCTTGGCCGCAATGGCGCTTTTATCGGGTGTTCAAACTATCCCGAATGTAAGCACACACGCCCATTCACGACAGATGGTTCAGATGCTGAAGACGCTGTGTCACCAGATGGCAAGCTATTGGGCCAAGACCCTGAAACAGGTAAAGACATCAGCCTGCGTACGGGTCGCTTTGGGCCATATGTTCAGCTAGGCGAAGGCATCGGCAAAGAAAAGCCAAAACGCGGTTCTATCCCCAAAGGATGGAAAGCCGATGAATTGACACTTGCTCAAGCTATCCAGCTCATCAACCTCCCCCGTGAGATCGGTCCTCACCCGGAAGATGGTGAAATGATGTATGCTAATTTTGGTCGGTACGGGCCTTATGTTCAGCACCAAAAAACCTATGCCAATTTGCCAGACCCGATGGATGTTTTCGAAGTTGGCCTGAACCGCGCCGTTGCACTAATTGCAGAGAAAAATGCAAAAGGTGGACGCGGCGGTGCTGCAAAAGCACTGAAAGAACTTGGCAAACACCCAGACACAGATGAACCAATCAATGTGTTTGATGGGCGCTATGGTCCCTATGTTAAACACCAAAAAACCAATGCAACTTTGCCAAAGGATTTAACACCTGAGACAATTACGTTGGAAAAAGCGATTGAATTGATCAATGCAAAGGCTGGTGCGTCAAAGAAAAAAGCACCCGCCAAGAAAAAAGCGCCCGCGAAAAAAACTGCGGCTAAGAAAGCTCCCGCTAAAAAGGCTCCTGCTAGCGATTCTTAA
- a CDS encoding PleD family two-component system response regulator has protein sequence MSARVLVVDDIEANRKLLCAKLAHEYFQVTTAVDGLDAIDKAIATEPDIILLDVMMPRMDGFEACRELKFDPRTEHIPIVMVTALNEREDRLKGLRAGADDFLTKPINDLQLLSRVRALSKYKLVADELRKREASGRRIGVIDVTPTGRGGNPARVLVVDDNERQAARICRYLETDHKPMTLANAGAKPGGVGAGAATVDIMVLSLGGEKYDGLKLCAYLRNLEATRDLPILAIVGAEDEALAVRALDLGASDILVRPIDPEELLARVKTQVSKKRYIDSLRARLDQSMELAVTDQLTGLHNRRYMENQLEQFMKRANMGGGPVSILLCDLDHFKKVNDGHGHDVGDEVLRQFSDRLMHNIRPSDIACRYGGEEFMVIMPDTTIQMAQLTAERIREKVDGAPFSINNGLGRLDVTMSGGASVTFPPDDSVAQLIKRADEALYNAKENGRNRIVCNFDGF, from the coding sequence TTGAGCGCACGTGTACTTGTTGTTGATGATATAGAAGCCAACCGGAAATTATTGTGCGCTAAACTTGCGCATGAATATTTTCAGGTCACGACTGCTGTTGATGGTCTGGATGCAATTGATAAAGCGATTGCAACAGAACCTGATATTATTCTGCTTGATGTGATGATGCCGCGCATGGATGGGTTTGAGGCCTGTCGAGAGCTTAAATTTGACCCTCGCACTGAGCATATCCCTATTGTGATGGTGACGGCTCTCAATGAGCGTGAAGACCGATTAAAAGGTTTGCGCGCTGGTGCAGATGACTTTTTGACGAAGCCAATCAATGATTTGCAATTGCTTTCACGAGTGCGGGCATTGTCAAAGTATAAATTGGTTGCTGATGAACTGCGCAAGCGTGAAGCATCGGGCCGGCGTATAGGTGTGATTGATGTGACGCCAACAGGGCGCGGTGGAAATCCTGCACGTGTACTTGTTGTTGATGATAATGAGCGCCAAGCAGCGAGAATTTGTCGATATCTTGAGACTGACCACAAACCCATGACGCTCGCCAATGCTGGCGCTAAACCGGGCGGTGTGGGTGCGGGCGCAGCGACTGTTGATATTATGGTGTTGTCTCTTGGTGGTGAAAAATATGATGGGCTAAAATTATGTGCCTATCTAAGAAATCTGGAAGCCACGCGTGATTTGCCCATCTTGGCGATAGTTGGTGCCGAAGATGAGGCGTTAGCTGTTCGAGCGCTGGATCTTGGAGCATCTGATATTTTGGTGCGGCCTATTGATCCTGAAGAACTGCTCGCGCGGGTCAAGACGCAGGTGAGTAAGAAGCGATATATTGATTCTCTACGTGCGCGTCTGGATCAGTCTATGGAGTTGGCGGTCACTGATCAGCTAACCGGATTGCATAACCGTCGATATATGGAAAACCAGCTAGAACAGTTTATGAAACGCGCCAATATGGGCGGCGGTCCGGTGTCTATTTTGCTGTGTGACTTGGATCACTTCAAAAAAGTGAATGATGGTCATGGTCACGATGTCGGCGATGAAGTGTTGCGACAATTTTCTGATAGATTGATGCACAATATCCGACCAAGCGATATCGCATGTCGTTATGGCGGTGAAGAATTCATGGTCATCATGCCAGATACGACGATCCAAATGGCACAGCTTACCGCTGAACGTATCCGTGAAAAAGTGGATGGGGCGCCGTTTAGTATCAATAACGGATTGGGCCGTTTGGATGTGACAATGTCGGGTGGTGCATCCGTGACCTTCCCGCCTGATGATAGCGTTGCTCAGCTGATAAAGCGTGCGGATGAAGCTTTGTATAATGCCAAAGAAAATGGACGTAACCGAATCGTCTGTAATTTTGACGGCTTTTAA
- the rpmG gene encoding 50S ribosomal protein L33, whose product MAKPTTVKIRLNSTADTGFFYVTKKNPRNLTEKLVLKKYDPVIRKHVEFKEGKIK is encoded by the coding sequence ATGGCTAAACCTACCACTGTGAAAATTCGCTTGAATTCGACTGCGGACACTGGTTTTTTCTACGTAACAAAGAAAAACCCGCGTAACTTGACTGAAAAACTCGTCTTGAAAAAGTACGACCCAGTCATCCGTAAACACGTTGAATTCAAAGAAGGTAAAATCAAGTAA
- a CDS encoding RidA family protein, with product MPTPEARLERLGITLGEPNAAVANYVPYVISGNQLFISGQISMDANGLVKGRLGENMDLEAGQAAARLCGINLITQMKAALQSLSRVERIVKLGGFVNASPDFVDIPQVINGCSDIMVEAFGEKGRHARSAVACPVLPLGVAVEVDAIIEFE from the coding sequence ATGCCAACACCAGAAGCACGCCTTGAACGCTTAGGGATTACACTCGGCGAACCAAACGCTGCCGTAGCTAACTATGTTCCCTATGTCATTTCTGGAAACCAGCTATTTATCTCAGGCCAAATTTCTATGGATGCAAACGGTCTCGTCAAAGGTCGCTTAGGTGAAAACATGGATTTAGAAGCCGGACAGGCAGCTGCGCGTTTGTGCGGTATAAATCTAATCACACAAATGAAAGCAGCGCTTCAATCCCTAAGTCGCGTTGAGCGCATCGTAAAGCTTGGTGGCTTTGTCAACGCTTCACCAGATTTCGTAGACATTCCTCAAGTCATCAATGGATGTTCAGACATTATGGTCGAAGCATTTGGCGAAAAAGGGCGTCACGCGCGTTCAGCTGTGGCCTGTCCGGTTTTGCCTCTGGGTGTCGCTGTTGAAGTCGATGCGATAATTGAATTTGAATAA
- the rnr gene encoding ribonuclease R, whose translation MSNITEKAVLEFLERNPDKSNKREIARGLGVQGSDRVALRQILKKLETEGTIARTGKRQFSSVDAPPPTSIIKFEKLDEHGDLVGRCVGRDGLYGPEITCVATGGRKKGESLGIGDKALCKVGKANDSLWYAKVIKKIENTTTSTVIGLFEANKHGGRVKPTSRKDKNEYLVEKILSKDAETGDIVRISLKKSKPYGPQMAEVVEIVGRMENPKSASLIALHTHDVPDEFPVEIIAEAENATAQKTAREDLTDIPLITIDPADARDHDDAVFARPDEDEGNNGGWIVYVAIADVAAYVQHGTALDDEAYKRGNSTYFPDRVAPMLPEALSAEQCSLKENELRETFAVEMRFSANGNKIGHRFIRGTMRSAAKLSYEQAQAAIDGKPDDKAGPLLETVLKPLWAAYECVGKARTRRQPLELDLPERRVTLDKDGTVLGVFTKDRFDAHKLIEEFMIQANVCAAESLEKANSPLIYRVHDEPSDEKILALGFFLPTIGMKWARGAKKTAERFNDLLAQARRTEHEHLVSEMVLRSQSQARYAPENFGHFGLNLAKYAHFTSPIRRYSDLIVHRALIRALSLGPDGLSDVESKRLEEIAEHLTTTERRSMAAERDATDRYLVAFMSEKVGAEFQGRIAGVTKAGMFVKLDDSGADGFIPAARLSDEYWLYDEHNAALVAEGSEKRYEMGMPVLVKLEEATPLTGGLLFEMLSEPREAREDLVKPKRERRGRNHPPRGNKGSKKRPSNRSARSNGSRSGKKK comes from the coding sequence ATGAGTAATATAACTGAAAAAGCCGTTCTTGAATTTCTAGAGCGCAATCCCGATAAATCCAACAAACGCGAAATTGCACGAGGTCTTGGTGTTCAAGGCTCCGACCGTGTCGCGCTGCGTCAGATTCTAAAAAAACTTGAAACAGAAGGCACAATCGCTCGCACAGGAAAACGTCAGTTTTCTAGCGTTGATGCCCCGCCTCCCACATCTATCATTAAATTTGAAAAACTAGACGAACATGGCGATCTAGTTGGCCGCTGCGTCGGCCGTGATGGCTTGTACGGCCCAGAGATCACATGTGTTGCCACTGGCGGACGCAAAAAAGGCGAATCCCTTGGAATTGGCGATAAAGCTCTCTGTAAAGTTGGCAAAGCTAATGACAGTCTCTGGTATGCCAAAGTTATCAAGAAAATCGAAAACACGACGACTTCAACAGTCATCGGTTTGTTTGAAGCCAATAAACATGGCGGACGCGTCAAACCGACCAGTCGCAAAGACAAAAATGAGTATCTGGTTGAAAAGATCCTCTCCAAAGATGCAGAAACTGGCGACATCGTTCGTATCAGCCTAAAAAAATCTAAGCCTTACGGCCCGCAAATGGCTGAAGTGGTTGAGATTGTTGGGCGTATGGAAAACCCAAAATCAGCATCCCTCATCGCTCTGCACACACATGATGTGCCCGATGAATTCCCCGTTGAAATCATTGCAGAAGCGGAAAACGCGACAGCTCAAAAAACGGCGCGTGAAGATCTTACAGATATTCCGCTCATCACAATCGACCCAGCAGATGCACGCGATCATGATGATGCTGTTTTTGCACGTCCAGATGAAGATGAAGGCAATAATGGCGGCTGGATCGTTTATGTCGCTATTGCAGATGTTGCTGCCTATGTACAACACGGTACAGCATTGGATGATGAAGCCTATAAACGCGGAAACTCGACCTATTTCCCAGACCGTGTTGCGCCAATGCTTCCAGAAGCTCTTTCAGCAGAACAATGTTCTCTGAAGGAAAACGAATTGCGCGAAACTTTCGCGGTTGAAATGCGTTTTTCTGCAAATGGTAACAAAATTGGCCACCGCTTTATTCGCGGTACAATGCGTTCAGCAGCCAAACTTTCCTATGAACAAGCTCAAGCCGCTATTGATGGCAAACCTGACGATAAGGCCGGCCCTCTTCTTGAAACCGTCCTTAAGCCTTTATGGGCAGCTTATGAATGTGTCGGCAAAGCCCGCACACGTCGCCAACCATTGGAGCTAGACCTACCCGAGCGCCGCGTCACACTTGATAAAGACGGCACAGTGCTTGGCGTATTCACCAAAGACCGCTTTGACGCTCATAAACTCATCGAAGAGTTTATGATCCAAGCCAATGTGTGTGCGGCGGAAAGCTTAGAAAAAGCAAATTCACCGCTGATCTATCGTGTGCATGATGAACCCTCAGACGAGAAAATTCTCGCCCTTGGTTTCTTCTTGCCAACCATTGGCATGAAATGGGCACGCGGCGCGAAAAAAACAGCAGAACGCTTTAACGACCTACTTGCACAAGCAAGACGCACAGAACACGAGCACCTTGTTTCGGAAATGGTGTTGAGATCACAATCTCAAGCGAGATACGCACCTGAGAATTTTGGCCATTTCGGACTCAATCTCGCGAAATATGCGCACTTCACATCTCCTATTCGTCGGTATTCCGATCTCATCGTGCACCGCGCGCTCATTCGGGCGCTCAGCCTTGGTCCAGATGGATTATCAGATGTTGAGTCCAAACGCCTTGAAGAAATCGCAGAACACCTGACCACCACAGAGCGCCGCTCTATGGCAGCCGAGCGTGATGCAACAGACCGCTATTTAGTGGCCTTCATGTCTGAAAAAGTTGGCGCTGAATTTCAAGGCCGTATCGCAGGCGTCACCAAGGCTGGTATGTTTGTGAAGCTCGATGATAGCGGTGCTGATGGCTTCATACCGGCAGCCCGTCTCTCTGATGAATACTGGCTGTATGATGAGCACAATGCTGCTCTTGTGGCTGAAGGCTCTGAAAAACGCTATGAAATGGGCATGCCTGTACTCGTAAAGCTTGAGGAAGCAACGCCGCTTACAGGTGGATTGCTATTTGAAATGCTGTCTGAGCCACGTGAGGCACGCGAAGATCTGGTAAAGCCCAAGCGTGAGCGTCGTGGTCGAAACCATCCACCACGCGGCAATAAGGGCAGCAAAAAACGCCCTTCAAATAGATCTGCGCGGTCCAATGGGTCACGTTCTGGCAAGAAGAAATAA
- a CDS encoding HIT family protein codes for MSLHGTYDNDNIFAKILRGEIPSVKVYEDDVALAFMDAFPQADGHTLVIPKGVTARNFLEMPQEKLGPYMERVQKVAQAVERALAPDGIILTQFNGEAAGQTVYHLHFHIIPRREGKSIGTHAAGTMADMGELETIATEIRAEL; via the coding sequence ATGAGCCTTCACGGAACTTACGATAATGACAATATCTTTGCCAAAATACTGCGCGGAGAAATCCCGTCGGTAAAAGTATATGAAGATGATGTCGCGCTTGCTTTTATGGATGCCTTCCCACAAGCAGACGGCCACACGCTTGTCATTCCTAAAGGCGTCACTGCCCGCAACTTCCTTGAAATGCCTCAAGAAAAGCTTGGCCCTTATATGGAGCGCGTCCAGAAAGTGGCGCAAGCGGTGGAGCGTGCACTCGCCCCTGATGGCATTATACTAACGCAGTTCAACGGTGAAGCTGCCGGCCAAACCGTTTATCATCTCCACTTTCACATCATTCCGCGTAGAGAAGGCAAATCCATCGGTACACATGCCGCCGGAACAATGGCTGACATGGGTGAATTAGAAACAATCGCGACAGAAATACGTGCTGAGCTTTAG
- a CDS encoding glutathione S-transferase: MTHSNLPILYTFRRCPYAMRGRMALHVCGQAFEWREILLRDKPAAMLEASDKGTVPTLVLGEDKVIDESLDVMLWALSINDPEGWLPINAMDRAVTYDLIERNDGPFKAHLDRYKYAYRYDDVDGIEHRTAGFETILDLESRLKNQAYLAGDIMGLADYAIFPFIRQFRIADMEWFDAQDIPHVHKWLQAAMASEIFEAIMVKRAPWKEGDTPIIYPVER, from the coding sequence ATGACACATTCTAATCTTCCTATTCTCTATACTTTTCGACGTTGTCCCTATGCTATGCGGGGGCGTATGGCTTTGCATGTTTGCGGGCAGGCGTTTGAATGGCGCGAAATTTTGTTGCGCGATAAGCCTGCCGCTATGCTGGAAGCCAGCGATAAAGGCACAGTGCCAACCTTAGTGTTGGGCGAAGATAAAGTCATAGATGAAAGCCTAGATGTTATGCTGTGGGCGTTGAGTATAAACGACCCTGAAGGTTGGCTGCCGATTAATGCCATGGACCGCGCTGTCACCTATGATTTGATTGAGCGCAATGATGGTCCATTCAAAGCGCATCTGGACCGTTATAAATACGCCTATCGCTATGATGATGTTGACGGGATTGAGCATCGCACAGCGGGATTTGAAACAATACTGGATCTGGAAAGCAGATTAAAGAATCAAGCCTATCTAGCTGGTGATATTATGGGGCTGGCTGATTATGCGATTTTTCCGTTTATCCGTCAGTTTCGTATTGCGGATATGGAATGGTTTGATGCGCAGGATATACCGCATGTGCATAAATGGCTGCAAGCGGCGATGGCGTCTGAAATTTTCGAGGCAATTATGGTCAAGCGTGCGCCCTGGAAAGAGGGCGACACGCCGATTATTTATCCAGTTGAGCGCTAA
- a CDS encoding GNAT family N-acetyltransferase, with translation MDKDEFTLSISIINALSEVDRDDWNKIANPEGESYDPFLDWDFLQALEETGCVSPQTGWAPYHILAKDQDDQLIGACPMYLKSHSQGEFVFDHSWADALERAGGRYYPKLLIGVPFTPVTGRRRLCIPSPNATLVKDALLQTAVKMTSDNNLSSLHINFIDALEYEELGAQSLLQRTDQQFHWENDNYNNFDDFLNVLASRKRKNLKKERAQAQDGIIYEHLTGDQITAEHWDIFYDYYTDTGARKWGSPYLNRDFFTLLGQRMSDKILLVFARDTEDNRPIAGALNMIGSDTLYGRYWGCSEQRPCLHFETCYYQAIDFAIAHGLKRVEAGAQGGHKLARGYSPSPTYSAHWIANESFSDAIAQYLTHEREQVESDIEYLGQRTPFRKSED, from the coding sequence ATGGATAAAGATGAATTCACGCTTTCAATCTCGATTATAAATGCGCTTTCCGAAGTTGATAGAGACGACTGGAATAAGATCGCAAACCCTGAGGGTGAAAGTTATGATCCTTTTCTCGATTGGGATTTTCTACAAGCCTTAGAAGAAACCGGCTGCGTTTCACCACAAACAGGCTGGGCCCCTTACCACATCCTCGCCAAAGATCAGGATGACCAGCTGATAGGCGCATGCCCGATGTATCTCAAATCACATTCTCAAGGTGAGTTTGTCTTTGATCATTCATGGGCGGATGCCTTAGAGCGTGCTGGTGGGCGCTATTATCCAAAATTATTGATAGGCGTTCCCTTTACCCCCGTAACTGGACGAAGACGCCTTTGCATTCCCAGCCCCAATGCCACCCTCGTCAAAGATGCATTGCTGCAAACAGCGGTCAAAATGACGTCCGACAACAATCTCTCATCACTGCATATAAACTTTATTGATGCCCTAGAATACGAAGAATTAGGTGCGCAAAGCTTGCTTCAACGCACCGACCAACAATTTCACTGGGAAAATGACAACTATAATAATTTTGACGACTTCCTAAATGTACTCGCATCGCGCAAACGCAAAAATCTAAAAAAGGAACGCGCTCAAGCCCAAGATGGGATTATTTACGAGCACCTAACCGGAGATCAAATCACCGCCGAGCATTGGGATATCTTCTATGATTATTATACCGATACCGGCGCGCGCAAATGGGGCAGCCCCTATCTCAACCGTGATTTTTTCACCCTTCTAGGTCAGCGCATGAGCGACAAGATATTGCTTGTTTTCGCACGCGACACTGAAGACAATCGCCCCATTGCTGGTGCGCTCAATATGATCGGCTCCGACACACTCTATGGTCGCTATTGGGGATGTTCCGAACAACGTCCCTGTTTGCATTTTGAAACCTGCTATTATCAAGCCATCGACTTTGCCATCGCCCACGGCTTGAAACGGGTTGAAGCCGGCGCACAAGGTGGCCACAAGCTCGCACGCGGTTATTCACCAAGCCCCACATATTCAGCGCACTGGATCGCCAATGAAAGCTTTTCAGATGCTATCGCTCAATATCTAACCCATGAACGCGAACAAGTTGAATCTGATATTGAATATCTAGGCCAAAGAACACCATTTCGAAAAAGCGAAGATTAA
- a CDS encoding NUDIX hydrolase, giving the protein MPRDAATMILVRSDGPQPRILMGQRASGHDFMPNKYVFPGGRMDPCDLLIPPLDQLNPTCQSLLNQKSKTSPTGLVLSAIRETFEETGLVIGENVAHPVDTSSIEDESWKAYLGHSVRPSLKNIQFIGRAITPPYRAKRFDARFFLARSEVVLAHLKRPADSHELLDLQWFTFEQIADLDLPSITRFTIQEAHKRITTPEIPHAPFFTYWEENKNHLERLSSSQNPCDSH; this is encoded by the coding sequence ATGCCGCGCGACGCCGCAACAATGATACTTGTTCGTAGCGATGGGCCACAGCCGCGTATCCTTATGGGGCAACGCGCCAGCGGACATGATTTCATGCCCAATAAATACGTCTTCCCCGGCGGCAGAATGGACCCGTGTGATCTATTGATTCCCCCTCTTGATCAGCTCAATCCAACTTGCCAGTCCCTGTTAAATCAGAAAAGTAAAACCTCCCCAACAGGCCTTGTTCTTTCAGCCATTCGAGAGACTTTTGAAGAGACTGGTTTGGTTATTGGTGAGAATGTCGCCCATCCCGTCGACACATCATCAATAGAAGATGAAAGCTGGAAAGCTTATCTTGGACATTCTGTCCGCCCCAGCCTGAAAAACATCCAATTTATCGGCCGCGCAATCACACCGCCCTATCGCGCTAAACGTTTTGATGCACGTTTCTTTCTAGCTAGATCAGAAGTCGTTCTGGCCCACTTAAAACGTCCAGCAGATAGCCATGAATTGCTAGATTTACAATGGTTCACTTTTGAACAAATCGCTGACCTTGATCTTCCCAGCATTACGCGTTTCACCATCCAAGAAGCTCACAAGCGGATCACAACACCCGAAATACCTCACGCGCCCTTCTTCACATACTGGGAGGAGAATAAAAATCATCTTGAACGACTCAGCTCCTCTCAAAACCCATGTGATTCTCACTGA